The DNA window CGGCCCCtgctttttgtttcttttcttctcataAATCTCCCACCAAACCCAGGGATCGAAGACTCCTGTCACCCCGCCAGTGCCTTAAGAATACCTCGCATTTGACTTCACCATACTGATAGCTTGAGCTTTTCTTAATAGTTTAGGCGAGAGCTACGTGTACATATTGTTGGAAAACAGCCAGAGTCagacaagaggaagaataGTATCACGTCTTCTTCAGAAGCGGAATGGGAGCCCGAGCTGGATGACGCCCCACTGCggctttctttgctgcctcTAGTACAAGTACCGTGGTCAGACGAAGTGTCCATGATCTTGTGATCAGAATAATTTTGATATTTAAAAAAACAATCACTAGATTAAGGAAGTTTTATAGATTCACGTAGTCGATTTAGGAAATCTGGCGAGCTGTGTGGGATGAAAGATCAGTGGACGAAGATCGGGATGGTACTTGATCTGTACTTGGGATGAGCCCGCTCAGGCAGTCCCTCCACCCACACCGAGTCTTTGGAATTTACAGTGGTGAGCCGAGCACACAGGCACGAATTCAAGGTCATTTATTTCATTTGTCATAGAATAACTCATGCTTCTTACATTGAATGATAAAATGTGTGGTGATGAATAGTTACGATCGCTGGTGTGGTCGAGCAGGCTGCCCACCACTACGGCCGCACGGTCGCAACAGCAGCCTCACCCAGACCTGACACGGTCGCGGCCACACCACGACGCGTCACAGACCAAAACAGACTACGCGAAGAGAACAGGACCTCGATGGGAACATGTTGAATCATAGAAGATCGCATTTTCAGCGTCTATGTCATGGAATGATGCTCGCTAAGGCATCATGTTAGGATACTATCCGTAATGTACATAGCCCATGACCTGATCCATGCCCTGCTAGAAGGGCAAGCCGAAGAAAGCAAATCCAGAAACCCGTGTTCCCATTGTTGTAGTAAAATAGAAGCAAAACCCATCATGTTGTCGCCGATTGTCATGATAATAAAAAGAAACAGAACCCCATTATCGCCATCCCGAAAGAATCAAGAACCCGAAAGCAGACGCTTACGAGCGCTCGCCACGCAGGCGGCGGGCCAGCTGGATGTCCTTGGACTGGATGGTGACACGCTTGGCGTGGATGGCGCACAGGTTGGTGTCCTCGAACAGGGAGACGAGGTAGGCCTCAACGGACTCCTGCAGGGCACCGATGGCGGAGCTCTGGAAGCGCAGGTCGGACTTGAAGTCCTGGGCGATCTCGCGAACCAGACGCTGGAAGGGCAGCTTGCGGATCAGAAGCTCGGTGGACTTCTGGTAGCGACGGATCTCACGCAGAGCGACGGTACCGGGCTTGTAGCGGTGAGGCTTCTTGACACCTCCGGTGGAGGGAGCGGCCTTGCGGGCAGCCTTCGAGGCGAGAGCCTTACGAGGAGCCTTGCCACCAGTGGACTTGCCTGTTGATGATTGTTAGTGATGGATGTTATGTGAAGTGGTGACGCGTCAGGGTGTGGTCCGACGCGGGCGCGGTCATTGAGGGACAATGACACTACCCGCGACCAAGACCAGCGACGACGAGAGAGGCGCCAGCAAGGTGGAACTTACGGGCAGTCTGCTTGGTACGAGCCATTGTTTCAGGTTCGGTTTGATGAAATTAGAAAGACTTTCGATGAAAAGTTGATGAAAAAAAGAGTTGGTCGATGGTTGTCGAGATGGTGGGTtgggaggaaggagagagggaagaaggtgagtGGGTGGGGGAAGGGTATTTGTAGGGCCAACCGAAGGGGCGTgatctggtggtggtgggagggcCAATCAGCGGGGAGAATCACAGCGAGCAGCAAAGCAGGCGGGCACAAGCGTGATTTCGGGCGGATCAGTTTGGCGGACAATCAGAACGGTCACGTGGCTTGGCTATAAGCGAGGAGCCCGACCGGATGGGCCAATCAGACCCGAGGATCAGAACTGTAGAATGCCATTCCCATTCATTCCTGATCTCAACCCCCCCAACCACTGGAAGGCGGATCTGGTCCATCCATACCATGAACCGAGCATTCAGAATGCTCCCTCCCATTTTTCGGTTCCTGATTAGCATTGCcaggggtggtggtgcgaGGATCAGTGCCGGTGGTCGAGATCAACTCGGTCCGTGGATCCTGCGCGCTGATTGGTCGATCCACCAACCCGCGCGTGATCCGGCACGCCCGCCCATCCCGCCCTACAAATATGGACCTTCCcttcgcttcttcctcccttcccccaaTCCAACTGTCATCGACCAATCTCGACTtccaccatcaacaacctTCTTTAATCCACTACCTTCTTCTCTAACTTTAATTCATCATGTCTGGACGTGAGTATCTTCTGTGATCCCCCATCATCATTCGACGCGTGCTAACGCGTCTCAACAGGCGGCAAAGGTGGCAAGGGTCTCGGAAAGGGTGGCGCCAAGCGTCAccgcaagatcttgcgcgACAACATCCAGGGTATCACCAAGCCCGCTATCCGCCGTCTCGCTCGTCGTGGTGGTGTCAAGCGTATCTCCGCCATGATCTACGAGGAGACCCGCGGTGTCCTCAAGACCTTCCTCGAGGGTGTCATCCGTGACGCGGTCACCTACACTGAGCACGCCAAGCGCAAGACCGTCACCTCCCTCGACGTTGTCTACGCCCTCAAGCGCCAGGGCCGTACCCTGTACGGTTTCGGTGGCTaagcatcttctcctttttgctttttccGGGCTGGTTCACGGTATGACTGGGACGTTGTGGTGttctttttattttatcTACACAAGTGTGTCATGGGTCTCTGGGTCTGTTTTATTTTTTAGTTATGGTCTCGCGCGTCCACTATGGGTCTGCTAGTGTTCGCTTCTGAAGTTTCATGTATCATAGCGGCCTTACTTTCATAACGGCTGGCACCATGGTCATGGTGGGATTCACCTTGTGTGATCCGGTACGAATACAATTCATCAAAACTTCATCTGGCTGTCTGTTCTTTGTAGACTTTGTGTACGTGTCGAGGCGCGTTTGACTGGCCAGTACGTGGATGTAAACAACAATGCGCGTCAACAACGCGTCCATCCAAGTAGTCTTGCCTTGGTTAGCTCCTCTGTTTATGTACGTCAGCTACGTGCTTGGATTGGGAGGTATTGATTTATAATATTTAGTTCTTGCGATCCAATTGCCAGGTGCTCCGACCGATCATGTACCTACTTTAATCATATAGTTGTGATGGTGAAATTTAAGATACTGTTGAGAATAATTACAAGTATACGGTGTAATTATTGTTTATATCATTTCAAGGTGATTAAATGGAGAAAATAATACTGGATGTCATGCTTGATGCGGAAGGTGTAAATGCTGTGTAGGTGGTATGTAGTGAATATATATCTTTGCATCAGAATATCTGACCATCTCACGTTTACACTACCCAACCAACCAAAAACACGCAAAAAAACAGCGAACACAGATGAAAAACCATGAGGAATCCCATAAAACACCGAGGAATACCGCAAAAAGCACCGTTTGCTGTCTGAAGATGGTCGAGTAGATGCTGCGCGATCCCCGAGTTGAACCCCCAAATTAGGAAGTTGAACCCCCCATTTTAGGAAACTGCCCTACCAGCACCACATTAAACATTGCCAGACGCGGacacatccaccaccgaACTCTATAGTTCCACACCAGACACCGAGACGAAGAACGAGACAGATCAACGGAAGTTACCGGGTCGCTTCTCGCCTTCATCGGTCGGACAACTCCCACTCAGCACCATGCCTCATCGCCCGCCAACAGCCCAGACAGCTCCCTCGCTTTCTCTCGCCGGTCCAGCCTTCCCGCAGCCACAGTATCCGAATTCACATCAGTAAGACTAGTCGAACTCTCCTTGAACCTCAAACGACCGTTCGAGCGCCACTAACGTAACTCGGCAGACACCAGGGCCACCCGACCGTGACAAACTTCGGAGAACTGCCGATCAACCCCCTGGCACGGTCAATGCAGACCGACACTAGTCCGATATGGCTGGTCGAATCATAAACACACGGCATCAACACGAGGTGGAGCTCCAATCTACAAGAAAatggaagggaagaaagataagACAGCAAAGCAGGTTCAATTCCAGGCGATCCCACATCAAAGCAAAGCCGTTCACTAgatctccagcttctcagAGTATTCCACACACGACGGGGTACCAGCATCGCCTCGACCCCAGACAGAAGCCCGCATCAGATAGAGACTGAAAGTCTCGCGAGGGAGTCCACTCAAGTCAACAGAGGGACCGCATAATCTCCGCATCTCCGCATCCAAATCAAAACCACGAGCCCTGCGACCGCAGCCACACTCCCTCTTGGTCTGAGTGTGTGCCTTCTCACTACACTCGCAGGCAAGACCGCAATcccctcctcttcttgcACAGTCCTCGCAGAGCCAGGGAAATAGATACCGCTCGGGATTCTCCCGGAAAGCGACAAAAGCGCGCCGCAGAGCTGGTGCGGGACACACGGCTTCCTGGTCATAGATATCATATTCCAAAGACCAGTACTGCTGATGCAGGGACTCTAACTCGGACCTCCATTCGCTCAGCTGCTTCTCCCAGCCCTGCACTTCCTCACTGGCAGTCCAGTTGATCTCCACCTTCATATTTTCGTACTGttcccccaccaccgcctgGCGCTCGGCGATATTGCGCAGGCGGGCATCCAGCACAAGAAGTTTATCGAACCAGGGTCCCAGAACAGGAGAGATAGTTCTCTTGCGACGGCGCAGTTCCCAGCGACGCATATCGTGGGAAAATTTCCATTTGCCGAACACTTCGAAGGTGTCTTCGATGAAAACGAGGAATCGGGAGGATTTATTATTATTTCGAGGAGCCATGGTTTCAACAAGTAGGATTCAATTCGTCTGAGAAGTGAGATGAGATGTGTCAGAGTACAGAGTGCAGAAAGGATAGAGAAATAAAGCAGTTGTGTCATTATTTCTCGTTGACTGGGCAGCTACCCcagatggatgatgaagtATACCAACCATGGACCAACAGCGCTAGCCCCTGCTCTACCGAAAAAATTCACCGATAATCCCTGAATACCATCTTATCTGTAGTGCCTGAGCGGGCCGCTCACATGAAGCCAAGGCGGCGCTAGTACCGGGCGATCCATAGCGGCCGGATAGAATTGCAGCTAGTGGCGTTCAGCTGGAGGTCCACTCGAGGGTTGCGGGGGAGTTCGTCAGGTAATAAGCTCATAGAGCCCcctgattttttttcttcctcattATGCGCCTGCCAATTTACCATAACCATAATGCTCGCGCCCGTGGTCGCGATACTGTCGCTCTGGGTCTTGAGCACAGCGGGGGATTCAAATCTAGACCCGATCAAGAACTACTGCAAGCGACTGTATCATCAATGTGCGCAACTTTCACCCTGATAAAAGCCACAAACTGACAATAGCAGCCGCGGTGAAGAGTGGCAAACTGTATATCGACGGCGGACTCGAGATCTTCACGCCCAAAAATGACTATGGGACGGCTGAGGGGGGCGAGATTCTGGGGTACagtatgtttttcttttctcaccGCAGACCCCCCTACTCTACGTCCGTCACTAACGGACACAGATGAATGGTTGATCACGCTGGACATGCAATATTCCTGGGACTGGGAGACGAGCAATTTTTCAATGAACGCGCTCAACATCACCGCGGATCCAACCACGGGAACAAAACCAGCAAACCTCATCAGCGGAGCGCTCTACGCCGGAGCGCCCGATGACTCCAAAATCTACCTATACGGCGGGACGACCTCCTTTCTGAACGAGAGTTTCCCCGGATTCGAGTGGCCCGACTCGGCACAGTATGCGCTGTGGTCGTTCGACACGGACGATCAAACCTGGAGCCAATACGACGTGTCGCTGAATGTGCCCTACAAGCCGGCTGGAGGGGCATATGCCGAGGCAGCGGACCAGGGCCTTGCATTTTACCTGAATGGGTGGCTTGATAACGGGACGTCCAATGCATTCGAGAACGAATACAACTTCTTGAAGTATCTGGATGGTATGGTCGCTGTCAACACCAACACACAGCAAGCGCGGAACTTGTCCACCTCTTCGCTGAACAACTCCCCTCGTGTCAAAGGTGCGCTGGCCTATATTCCAGGGGTCAGTTCTAAGGGGATCTTGGTGGCCATGGGAGGAGTGACGAAGCCGACGAGCGACAGCAGCTTGGATAATGAAGGGACATATGTATGGACACCCCTCCCCGCAGCACTCCCAGCGGGAACAAGTCTAACAGACCAATAGGTCTCGTTCGATAGCGTCGATATCTTCGACATCGCATCCATGGACGGCGCGTGGTATAATCAACCAGTATCGGGCGACATCCCCGGACCGCGAACGGATTTCTGCGTGGTCACGGTCTCAGCGCCGGATAACTCAAGCCACAATATCTACCTGTATGGCGGGCAAGGCGCCAACAACCTCTACGACGACGTCTACGTCCTCTCTCTCCCGTCGTTCAGATGGATCAAGATGTATCAGGGCGAGTCGCCTCGCTATGGACATACCTGCCACCTGGTCGGCAATAAGCAGATGCTGACTGTTGGCGGCGATGCATCGGAAGATCTGATGAGTGGGTGTGACTGGGAGGAATATGGCGTGGCCATTTTGGACATGAGCAGTATGGTCTGGGGCCATATCTACCATGCACTCGATGGGGAGTATCAGGTGCCGACGAAAATTTACAATGTGATTGGGGGAGAGTAAgtattttctttctttggtGATGTGTCAATACAACAGATAGCTAACACCGCCACAGCGGACAGGGTAATGCCCATCAGATGAAGCCGACTGGCGGGTTCAGCAATGACCAAATTGCGCAATTCTTCAACGAGACTGCCAGCACTGGATCTGGGAAATCTACCAccccttcatcatcgactaGCAGCAAGATAAGCGGaggcgccatcgccggcgcAGTAGTCGGATCGGTTATCGCTGCAGGATTGATCGCAGCACTGATCCTCTACCTGATCCGCCGACAGCGAAAGCAGCAAAAGAACACCAACCcgccttcttcaccaccaacCACAACAGAAACTGCCGAGGCACCCCCGGACTACAAGCCCGCCCGACTAGACGGCGCCTTCTTCCGCAATCGCGGGCAGGCCGTCGAGCTGACCAGCCAGCAGGTGTCTGCGCTGACGGAGCTCGGGATCTCAAATCCAGCCATGCTGCATGAGATGGACGGAAGACCGCGGGGACCAGCGGAGTTGCCGGACACGAGACCGGCTGATGTGTTCACGACCAAGTCGGGGAAGAACTAGTGCTGTCGGTTTGGTTAATACGCATGGAATGTATTTCATTGTGTTTGGAGCTATTCATTTGGCGGTATTTTTGAACACACGCTGTCCAATAGTTTGCTCTAAGCCTCAATTCTTGCCTGGTCCTTTTAGTCATGTCTTGGTTGACTGACCCTCTCCTCGCTTGCTCTCAACAGAATCAGGATAGTGCACGTCAGCAAGCGAGTGAATGTGCATGTGACACTCCCCGACATTCCTTGGATCTGGATCTGCCGAGCGAATGCTATGTGGTTGCCAACGCTTCTCACTCTCCCTGCGGTACGGTAGAcgcgcggcgcaggcgcggAACAGGCAGCCAACAATCACCTTGCGTGTTCGCAgtgaaggggatggagggggagggttGGGGGGGTCTTATTTTTAGACATCCAGTGTTCGTCCGATACGTGTCTCACTCTGATCTTGTCTCTGCATGGAGGATTACAATTTGTAGCACACCTATAGTTCCCAGTAGCCCTGTCTTGGCGCAAATCATCCAAGCACCACCCCACGTGACCCCGTTCGGGATGGACTGCTCTTCCCCAGTGCCAACAAGAATCCTCCCTCGGTCACCTCCTGTCTGTTCGGTCGACagatttttcttttctgttctccTCGGAGATACCAAAAAAGGTGCGACGTAAATACCAGTCTTCTCGAACGCCCGTAAAATACCGATACCTGCAGACCACCCACCCACTTCAGCAACCCTCGGCCGGCGTCTCCCGGTGTTGTGGCTGTGTTAGTGCCGCCCACTCCGCCAATAAGAGCCAACGAAAAATTTGTTCGGGTGCATTAGCCTTCCTTCTAGGGTGTTCTAAATCGGTGTCGACAGTCATGGATGTGTCTTAAGGTGCTGACAATGCAGGTTGTCCGGCTTGCTTGTGCCGGTGAAAATTTTTTCTTTTAATCAAATTTTTTTCCCTCGCATGTGGCCGTCAGCTCCGTCGAGGTCCTTTGGGAGCTGACATAGAGACATCCCAATTAAGAAGGTGAATCGTGAGTTGCATACCATGTGCTTTCTGCCTGAACGGACAAGTCCTTTCCCGACTCTGTACATCGTAGTCTAGACTAGACAGTGGGCCTGGCCCATCGCGCCACTACCCCAGACCCGAGCCCGGTCCCACGAACGGTTCGGCcgggacagaaagaaagagtcATGGTCCTCGCTTAGGAGGGACCCTGGCTGGCCCGGCATTTCGGACGGTTATTCGGTTCCAGCACCTAACCATAGTCGGGTTAGCTGGTCTGGGACATTGGCACTATTGACGggtctctctttttttttttaagCGACCCCATGTCTTGCCACCCACCCGTTAACGATTCCACGTGGGTGTAAACGGAATACGACAGCGAGAACGAAAGCTCTGGCGGAgagatcctcgccaaccagcCAGTCACATTCCTTCCATCTGCCGATTGTATAATCAGCATGTATACCTCGGTGCCTGCGATTGTTCTGCGGCCTCCGGCAGGTCCGATCGTGGCGCAGCAGTGGCTCGTGGGAGAAGGGGCATGAAGAATGCAGGAGAACCATGCTGACTCATCGGCGACACCGATGCAGCAATTGCTCAGCCGTGATTGGAGACTCGGCCGGCTAAATTTATTTGTCGTCCTGTCCGAGCGCCTTTCGATCGAGATGCCTGTCCGCAGAGATTTCCGCGCTAGAAAATCCATTATCGTACTCGGGTCATGGTCGTATTCTGATGCTGATTTTGGTTTGTGACCCCAACCGCCCCGGGGCCACTGACGACGGTGATGACCATCAGGCCGGCCAAAGCATTGGGGATAATTGTGTGCAAAGCCGATCAGTGGACCCGCGACCGAGTCAAAACCCAACCCCCGGACCC is part of the Penicillium psychrofluorescens genome assembly, chromosome: 4 genome and encodes:
- a CDS encoding uncharacterized protein (ID:PFLUO_005908-T1.cds;~source:funannotate), whose amino-acid sequence is MSGRGKGGKGLGKGGAKRHRKILRDNIQGITKPAIRRLARRGGVKRISAMIYEETRGVLKTFLEGVIRDAVTYTEHAKRKTVTSLDVVYALKRQGRTLYGFGG
- a CDS encoding uncharacterized protein (ID:PFLUO_005907-T1.cds;~source:funannotate), producing MARTKQTARKSTGGKAPRKALASKAARKAAPSTGGVKKPHRYKPGTVALREIRRYQKSTELLIRKLPFQRLVREIAQDFKSDLRFQSSAIGALQESVEAYLVSLFEDTNLCAIHAKRVTIQSKDIQLARRLRGERS
- a CDS encoding uncharacterized protein (ID:PFLUO_005910-T1.cds;~source:funannotate), translated to MLAPVVAILSLWVLSTAGDSNLDPIKNYCKRLYHQSAVKSGKLYIDGGLEIFTPKNDYGTAEGGEILGYNEWLITLDMQYSWDWETSNFSMNALNITADPTTGTKPANLISGALYAGAPDDSKIYLYGGTTSFLNESFPGFEWPDSAQYALWSFDTDDQTWSQYDVSLNVPYKPAGGAYAEAADQGLAFYLNGWLDNGTSNAFENEYNFLKYLDGMVAVNTNTQQARNLSTSSLNNSPRVKGALAYIPGVSSKGILVAMGGVTKPTSDSSLDNEGTYVSFDSVDIFDIASMDGAWYNQPVSGDIPGPRTDFCVVTVSAPDNSSHNIYLYGGQGANNLYDDVYVLSLPSFRWIKMYQGESPRYGHTCHLVGNKQMLTVGGDASEDLMSGCDWEEYGVAILDMSSMVWGHIYHALDGEYQVPTKIYNVIGGDGQGNAHQMKPTGGFSNDQIAQFFNETASTGSGKSTTPSSSTSSKISGGAIAGAVVGSVIAAGLIAALILYLIRRQRKQQKNTNPPSSPPTTTETAEAPPDYKPARLDGAFFRNRGQAVELTSQQVSALTELGISNPAMLHEMDGRPRGPAELPDTRPADVFTTKSGKN
- a CDS encoding uncharacterized protein (ID:PFLUO_005909-T1.cds;~source:funannotate), which produces MAPRNNNKSSRFLVFIEDTFEVFGKWKFSHDMRRWELRRRKRTISPVLGPWFDKLLVLDARLRNIAERQAVVGEQYENMKVEINWTASEEVQGWEKQLSEWRSELESLHQQYWSLEYDIYDQEAVCPAPALRRAFVAFRENPERYLFPWLCEDCARRGGDCGLACECSEKAHTQTKRECGCGRRARGFDLDAEMRRLCGPSVDLSGLPRETFSLYLMRASVWGRGDAGTPSCVEYSEKLEI